From the Streptomyces sp. 846.5 genome, the window AGCGCGTAGCGCATCAGGTTGTTGAAGATCAGCGCCGGGTTGGCGTTCAGTATCACGGCCACCCAGTGCGGGGCGTGCCGGGTGAAGGTGGTGACGCTCCAGAACACGCCCGAGGTGTACATCCAGGTACGCATGATGAAGGGCATCAGCTGGGCCATGTCCGTGGTCTTGGCGCCGATCCTGGCCATGATCATCGCCAGTCCCGCGTTGAAGACCGACTGGAGGAAGAGGATCGGCAGGACGAGCAGCCAGCGCAGGGTGAACGGCTCTCCGGTGGCCAGGATGATCACACCCAGGACGCCCATCGAGAAGAGCAGTTCCTGGAGCTGGATCACGGTGAAGGCGATCGGCAGGCAGGCCCGGGGGAAGTGCAGCGCCCGGATCAGGCCCAGGTTGTCGGCGATCGAACGGGTGCCCGACAGCACCGCCGACTGGGTGAACTGGAAGACGAAGACCCCGGTGCAGAGGTAGGCGATGAAGTTGGGAATGCCCCGATTGGTCCCGAGCAGCAGGCCGAAGATCAGGTAGTAGACGGCAGCGTTCAGCAGCGGCGTCACCACCTGCCAGATCTGGCCCAGCCGCGCGGCCGTGTAGGTCGCGGTCAGCCTGGCGGTGGCGAAGGCCACGATGAAATGGCGCCGCCCCCACAGCCTTCGGGTGTACTCCGCGATCGGGGGGCGTCGCCCGCTGACGGCCAGTCCGTAACGCTCCGCCAGCGCCGCACTGCTCAGCGCCGTGTCGGCGCCGCCGTGGTACTCAGTCACCCTCAGACATTCTCACGCGCCCGGGGGCTGGGCAGCACGGACGCAGCAACGAACACCGAATGGCGCAGCAGTGGACACCTCAGGTTCACCTACCGCCTCGTCAGATGACAGGAACCCCATCAGACGCAGGGGTCCCGCCGTCGGATCACGGGCGTCAGATCACCGGCGGCCGTCCCAGTCTGGTCATCCGCCAGACCGTGCGCCAGCGGATCGGTCGGCGCGGACCGCAGGGGGTGCGCCAGCCCTCGACGAAGCCGGCGAACCAGGCCCTGAACGCGGGCAGCGAGGGGCGCCGGGCCAGGGTGAGCAGCAGCCAGACCCCGGTGTACACCGGCACCAGCAGGGCGGGCAGGTTGCGCCGGGCCAGCCAGACCCGGTTGCGGGCGATGTTGTGGTTGTAGATCGCGTGCCTGCTGGGCGGGGTCTTCGGGTGGTGCAGCAGGATGTCGGCCCGGTACCGGATGTCCCAACCCGCGTCCAGGGCGCGCCAGGCCAGGTCGGTCTCCTCGTGGCCGTAGAAGAACTCGCCGGGGAGCTGGCCCGCGGTCGCGAACACCTCGCTGCGGACGGCGCTGGCGCCGCCGAGGAAGGTGGTGACCTTGGAGGAGTGCATCGGGTCGGCGGCGCGCAGCCTGGGCACGTGCCGGCGCTGGGTCTCGCCGCTCTCCGGGTCGGCGATCCGGAAGCTGATGATGCCCAGCCGCGGCTCGGCGGCGAAGGCGGCGCGGATCCGCTCGGCGTCGTCGTCCTGCGGCAGCAGCCCGTCGTCGTCGAGGAAGAGCACCACGTCGACGTCGGAGCCGTTGCTGCCGAAGGCCTCGATGCCGACGTTGCGTCCGCCGGGGATGCCGAGGTTCTCCGCGGTCTCCACTCCCCGTACGCCCTCGGGCAGTTCGGGCAGGTCCGCCAGCGGGACGCCGTTGGCGACGACCACGCTCTGCACGGCCGGGCCGCGCTGGGCGGCGACGGAGTCCAGCAGCGCCTTCAGCTCGACCGGGCGGGTGCCCTGGGTGAGGATCACCGCGCCCAGGCGCAGCGGGGCACTCATCTCAGCCTGCTTGACAGCACAATGCTAACCAGGTGCAGTACCGTCTGGAGCATCGCGATCCCGGCCAGGACCGCGACCGCGAGCCGGGTGAAGAACAGGTCTCCGTGGGCGAAGTCGGCGATCCCGGCGGCCAGCAGCACCAGCGAGGCCTCGACCCCGCCGATGAGCCGGTGGAACTTCAGTCCGGCGGCCAGCTTGCGGGCCGTGGCGACGCCGGAGGCGCGCGGGACCGCGGCCGAGTCCTTGACCGCGGTGAGTCCGCGGCGGATCCGGGCGACGTCCACCAGGTCGGTCTCGGCCTTGATCATGATCGCGCCGAGCGCGGCCAGGGTGCCGAGGAAGGCCCACATCCAGTTGACGGCGCCGACGTGCTTGAAGAGGTCGGCGGCCCGCAGTCCGGCGCCGGTGAGCAGCGCGGCCTCGGACATGTAGTGGCCGACCCGGTCCAGGTAGACCCCGGTGGTGGAGGTCTGCTTGCGCCAGCGGGCCAGCTCGCCGTCGACGCAGTCCAGGCAGAGGTAGGCCTGGATCAGCAGCGCGGCGAGGACCGCCCCGGCCAGGCCCGGGACGAGCAGCGCGGCGCCGCCCAGGATGCCGGTGAGCATCATCAGCCAGGTCAGCTGGTTGGGGCTGACCGGCGCGTCGACCAGGTGCCGGGTGATCCGGGACGAGATCTTGCGCATGTAGAGGCGTCCGGCCCAGTGCTCGTCGGAGCGGCGCTGGAGCATCCCCTCGGGGTGGGCGACGGCGCGGAACTCCGCCAGGGTCGGCTTGCCGCCCTTGGCGGGCTTGCCGTCGCGGTCGCCGTGGTTACGCGGTGGTGCTGACGTGTTTGACATAGTCGGTGTATGCGTCCCGGATGGCAGTGGGGTCGAGGTCGAGGTGCTCCAGGATGGTGAACCGTCCTGGACGTGTCTGCGGAGCGTAGTGCACCGCGGCGATGAACTCCTCGTCAGTGAAGCCGATCTGGTCGGCCGTCACCGGCAGGTTGTGGCGCGCCAGCACCGTCGCCATCTGCCCGCAGAGGTCGAGATCGCCGCGCAGGTAGGTGGCGAAGGCGCCGCCGAGGCCGACCTGTTCGCCGTGCTGGGCGGAGCGGGTCGGGTAGAGGATGTCCA encodes:
- a CDS encoding glycosyltransferase, giving the protein MSAPLRLGAVILTQGTRPVELKALLDSVAAQRGPAVQSVVVANGVPLADLPELPEGVRGVETAENLGIPGGRNVGIEAFGSNGSDVDVVLFLDDDGLLPQDDDAERIRAAFAAEPRLGIISFRIADPESGETQRRHVPRLRAADPMHSSKVTTFLGGASAVRSEVFATAGQLPGEFFYGHEETDLAWRALDAGWDIRYRADILLHHPKTPPSRHAIYNHNIARNRVWLARRNLPALLVPVYTGVWLLLTLARRPSLPAFRAWFAGFVEGWRTPCGPRRPIRWRTVWRMTRLGRPPVI
- a CDS encoding ABC transporter permease, whose translation is MTEYHGGADTALSSAALAERYGLAVSGRRPPIAEYTRRLWGRRHFIVAFATARLTATYTAARLGQIWQVVTPLLNAAVYYLIFGLLLGTNRGIPNFIAYLCTGVFVFQFTQSAVLSGTRSIADNLGLIRALHFPRACLPIAFTVIQLQELLFSMGVLGVIILATGEPFTLRWLLVLPILFLQSVFNAGLAMIMARIGAKTTDMAQLMPFIMRTWMYTSGVFWSVTTFTRHAPHWVAVILNANPALIFNNLMRYALMDSVSASSLPAHVWMSTVAWSLVVGVGGYLFFWRAEEEYGRG
- a CDS encoding CDP-alcohol phosphatidyltransferase family protein — encoded protein: MLQRRSDEHWAGRLYMRKISSRITRHLVDAPVSPNQLTWLMMLTGILGGAALLVPGLAGAVLAALLIQAYLCLDCVDGELARWRKQTSTTGVYLDRVGHYMSEAALLTGAGLRAADLFKHVGAVNWMWAFLGTLAALGAIMIKAETDLVDVARIRRGLTAVKDSAAVPRASGVATARKLAAGLKFHRLIGGVEASLVLLAAGIADFAHGDLFFTRLAVAVLAGIAMLQTVLHLVSIVLSSRLR